The Streptococcus sp. DTU_2020_1001019_1_SI_AUS_MUR_006 sequence TCACAGCTGACTTGGATGCTATCCGTGCAGCAGGACGTGAAACCACAACTGTGGTTGTCTTCACAAATGGTGATGCGATCAAATCAGTTAAATTAGAAAAAACAGGTTCTCTTGCTGCTAAAACAGCAGTTGCAAAAGTAGAATTGTAATATTTAGGAGGTTGGAAGCTGTTTCCAACCTCTTGTTTATAGGAGAAAAGCATGAAGTTTTTAACACTCAATACCCATAGTTGGATGGAAAAAGATCCTGAACAAAAGTTCCAACTTTTACTTCAAGATATACTTAAAAACAGTTATGATTTGATTTGTTTTCAGGAAATCAACCAGGAAATCACCTCAGCGCAAGTAGAAGCTGGTGCACTTTATCAGCCATTACCATCGGCTGAGCCGATTCATCAAGACCACTATGTGCGACTTTTGGTAGAGAAGTTGGCTGAGCAAGGTCAAAACTATTATTGGACTTGGGCCTACAACCATATCGGTTATGATCGCTATCATGAGGGTGTGGCAATCCTATCTAAAACACCAATTGAAGCTCGTGAAATTTTGGTTTCAGATGTCGATGATCCGACAGATTACCACACTCGTCGAGTTGCTCTAGCAGAAACAGTAGTTGAAGGTAAAGCACTTGCAGTTGCCAGTGTCCATCTTTCTTGGTGGGATAAAGGCTTCCAAGAGGAATGGGCGCGCTTTGAAGCAGTTCTGAAAGAATTGAACAAGCCACTCTTGCTAGCAGGTGATTTTAATAATCCTGCAGGCCAAGAGGGTTACCAAGCTATTTTAGCTAGTCCATTAAACTTACAAGATGCATTTGAAGTTGCAAAAGAAAGAAGTGGTAGTTACACTGTTCCGCCTGAAATTGATGGTTGGAAGGGGAACAGCGAACCTCTTCGAATCGATTATATCTTTACAACAAAGGATGTGCAGGTAGAAAAACTTCACGTGGTCTTTGATGGTAAAAACAGTCCACAGGTGAGCGACCATTATGGTCTCCAAGCAGAATTAGCTTGAAAAGACTAAATAAGGTATTTTAGTAAAAACAAACCAGTCCCCCTTCTACTAGCAGAAGGGGTTGATTTATTTAAGGAGTTAATATAGTTAAAGTTTTTTATTGAATAACTTGTAAAAAAAGATAAAATCCTTTAAAATAAAAAGTGTTGGAGGAATTTATGATTGTAAATCAAATAAAGCGTATGATCCCGACGCTAAAGGTAAATAATAGAAATCTAAATGAATCATTTTAT is a genomic window containing:
- a CDS encoding endonuclease/exonuclease/phosphatase family protein encodes the protein MKFLTLNTHSWMEKDPEQKFQLLLQDILKNSYDLICFQEINQEITSAQVEAGALYQPLPSAEPIHQDHYVRLLVEKLAEQGQNYYWTWAYNHIGYDRYHEGVAILSKTPIEAREILVSDVDDPTDYHTRRVALAETVVEGKALAVASVHLSWWDKGFQEEWARFEAVLKELNKPLLLAGDFNNPAGQEGYQAILASPLNLQDAFEVAKERSGSYTVPPEIDGWKGNSEPLRIDYIFTTKDVQVEKLHVVFDGKNSPQVSDHYGLQAELA